The Candidatus Firestonebacteria bacterium RIFOXYD2_FULL_39_29 genome has a window encoding:
- a CDS encoding ubiquinone biosynthesis protein UbiA, whose product MWIKAIRIIPRINKEEWDKLDIISKWLISTRSAVLVMTMLSSAVGGIFTLIDGKFDLAAFLVCFFGLTFAHATNNLLNDLVDYIKGVDKENYYRTQYGPQPLENGFLPLKKYMLYILFTGLIAFSFGVYLIWLRGISALILFLMGSFFLLFYTWPLKYFGLGEFAVIAVWGPLMIGGTYFVTANEWSWLAVLGGLPYALGVTTVLFGKHIDKLEADKMKNINTLPVIIGESAARKTVIIMTGLQYIIVIALVIAGVFHPVLLITLVALKTFYGLFKAYSKELPDEKPEGYRSDIWPLWFVAFAFDHNKKFGGLFLLGLIIQLILILL is encoded by the coding sequence ATGTGGATCAAGGCAATCAGGATCATCCCGAGAATAAATAAAGAAGAGTGGGACAAACTGGACATTATAAGCAAATGGCTTATTTCTACCCGTTCGGCCGTGCTTGTAATGACGATGCTTTCGTCGGCAGTAGGCGGTATTTTTACTTTAATAGACGGAAAATTTGACCTGGCTGCTTTTCTTGTTTGTTTTTTTGGCCTTACTTTTGCGCACGCTACAAATAATCTTCTAAATGATCTTGTGGACTACATCAAAGGGGTGGATAAGGAAAATTACTACCGTACCCAGTACGGCCCCCAGCCGCTTGAAAACGGTTTTCTCCCTTTAAAAAAATATATGCTTTACATTTTATTTACCGGCCTGATAGCTTTTTCCTTCGGTGTTTATCTCATCTGGCTGCGCGGTATCTCTGCGCTAATTTTATTTCTGATGGGCTCATTCTTTCTTCTTTTTTACACCTGGCCGTTAAAGTATTTCGGACTTGGAGAGTTTGCCGTTATCGCAGTCTGGGGTCCCCTGATGATAGGCGGTACGTATTTTGTTACTGCCAATGAATGGAGCTGGCTTGCAGTATTGGGCGGTCTTCCATATGCTCTCGGCGTGACAACGGTTCTTTTTGGCAAGCACATTGATAAGCTGGAGGCAGATAAGATGAAAAACATTAATACTCTGCCCGTTATCATCGGAGAAAGCGCCGCAAGAAAGACAGTAATAATAATGACCGGTCTTCAATATATCATAGTAATAGCTCTGGTCATCGCCGGAGTATTTCATCCCGTACTTCTTATTACACTTGTTGCGCTCAAGACATTTTACGGACTCTTTAAAGCCTACAGTAAAGAATTACCCGATGAAAAACCCGAGGGCTACAGATCAGATATATGGCCTTTATGGTTCGTAGCTTTTGCCTTTGATCACAATAAAAAGTTCGGCGGATTATTTCTTTTAGGACTCATTATACAGCTGATCCTCATCTTACTTTAA